The Actinomadura sp. WMMB 499 genome includes a window with the following:
- the aroC gene encoding chorismate synthase, with protein MLRWLTAGESHGPALTAIVEGLPAGVRVTSADIAEDLRRRRLGHGRGARMKFEQDEVRILGGVRHGATLGGPVAIEVGNTEWPKWETVMSADPVDADVLAAQARNAPLSQPRPGHADLVGMQKYGFDDARPVLERASARETAARVALGTVAKAFLKQALGVDVLSHVIALGEVAAPDGVLPEPGDLAAVDASPVRCFDDAASAAMVAHIDEVKKAGDTLGGVVEVLAYGLPPGLGSHVHWDRRLDSRLAGILMGIQAIKGVELGDGFTTARRRGSGAHDEIEGTGAGIRRRTNRAGGVEGGMTTGEPLRVRAAMKPISTVPRRLDTIDVKTGGPAKAINQRSDVTAVPAAGVVAEAMVALVLADAAVEKFGGDSAEETARNLRGYLSSLAIK; from the coding sequence ATGCTGCGCTGGTTGACCGCGGGGGAGTCCCATGGCCCGGCCCTCACCGCGATCGTGGAGGGCCTCCCGGCCGGTGTGCGCGTGACCTCGGCGGACATCGCCGAGGACCTGCGCCGCCGGCGGCTCGGGCACGGGCGGGGCGCCCGGATGAAGTTCGAGCAGGACGAGGTGCGGATCCTCGGCGGGGTCCGGCACGGGGCGACGCTCGGTGGCCCCGTCGCGATCGAGGTCGGCAACACCGAGTGGCCCAAGTGGGAGACGGTGATGTCCGCCGATCCCGTGGACGCCGACGTGCTCGCGGCGCAGGCGCGGAACGCGCCGCTGTCGCAGCCCCGGCCCGGCCACGCCGACCTCGTCGGCATGCAGAAGTACGGCTTCGACGACGCCCGTCCCGTCCTGGAGCGGGCGAGCGCGCGGGAGACCGCGGCGCGGGTCGCGCTCGGGACGGTCGCGAAGGCGTTCCTCAAACAGGCGCTCGGCGTGGACGTGCTGAGCCACGTGATCGCGCTCGGCGAGGTCGCGGCGCCGGACGGCGTCCTGCCCGAGCCCGGCGACCTGGCGGCGGTCGACGCAAGCCCGGTGCGGTGCTTCGACGACGCCGCGTCCGCGGCGATGGTCGCGCACATCGACGAGGTGAAGAAGGCCGGCGACACCCTCGGCGGCGTCGTGGAGGTGCTGGCCTACGGCCTGCCGCCCGGCCTCGGCAGCCACGTGCACTGGGACCGGCGGCTGGACTCCCGGCTGGCCGGGATCCTGATGGGCATCCAGGCGATCAAGGGCGTGGAGCTCGGCGACGGGTTCACCACCGCGCGGCGGCGCGGGTCGGGCGCGCACGACGAGATCGAGGGCACGGGCGCGGGGATCCGGCGGCGGACGAACCGGGCGGGCGGCGTCGAGGGCGGCATGACGACCGGCGAGCCGTTGCGCGTCCGCGCCGCGATGAAGCCGATCTCGACGGTGCCGCGCCGCCTCGACACCATCGACGTGAAGACCGGCGGGCCCGCCAAGGCGATCAACCAGCGCAGCGACGTGACCGCGGTGCCGGCCGCCGGGGTGGTCGCCGAGGCGATGGTGGCGCTGGTGCTGGCCGACGCGGCGGTGGAGAAGTTCGGCGGCGACTCCGCCGAGGAGACCGCCCGCAACCTGCGCGGATACCTGTCCTCCCTGGCCATCAAGTGA
- a CDS encoding shikimate kinase, with the protein MTRPKAVLIGAPGSGKTTIGTALAERLGVALRDTDADAEAAAGKPIGEIFIDDGEERFRELERAAVAAALAEHDGVLALGGGAVLAAQTRELLAGHTVVYLRVGLGEAVKRVGLAAARPLLVLNPRSQMRKLLEERLPIYERLGTLHVDTDGREPAEIVEEIVKALGADA; encoded by the coding sequence ATGACGCGACCCAAGGCCGTCCTGATCGGGGCGCCGGGCTCGGGCAAGACGACGATCGGGACGGCGCTCGCCGAGCGGCTCGGGGTGGCGCTGCGCGACACCGACGCCGACGCCGAGGCGGCGGCCGGCAAGCCGATCGGCGAGATCTTCATCGACGACGGCGAGGAGCGGTTCCGGGAGCTGGAGCGCGCGGCCGTCGCGGCGGCGCTGGCCGAGCACGACGGCGTCCTCGCGCTCGGCGGCGGCGCCGTCCTGGCCGCGCAGACGCGGGAGCTGCTCGCCGGGCACACGGTCGTCTACCTGCGGGTCGGTCTCGGCGAGGCGGTGAAGCGGGTCGGGCTGGCGGCGGCGCGGCCGCTGCTGGTGCTGAACCCGCGCAGCCAGATGCGCAAGCTGCTGGAGGAGCGGCTCCCGATCTACGAGCGGCTCGGGACGCTGCACGTCGACACCGACGGCCGGGAGCCCGCCGAGATCGTCGAGGAGATCGTGAAGGCGCTGGGGGCGGACGCGTGA
- the aroB gene encoding 3-dehydroquinate synthase yields MEPARVRVEGADPYDVVIGTGVLSELPGLVGDRVRTVAVVHAEGLPEIARPVCEALEKAGYAVHPLPVPDGEAAKEAGVLAGLWSSFARLGMTRTDVVVGVGGGATTDLAGFAAASWLRGVRCVLVPTTLLGMVDAAVGGKTGINIAEGKNLVGAFHPPAGVLCDLATLVTMPHEDYISGLAEIVKAGFIADPAILDLVEADPPGAASPAGPHTRELVERAVRVKAEVVGADLKESGLREILNYGHTLAHAIEKAEDYRFRHGHAVAIGMVYAAELARLAGRLDVADVARHRSVLTSVGLPVAYAADAWPGLRATMTIDKKSRGATLRFVVLDGVAKPGRLEGPDEELLAAAYREVAR; encoded by the coding sequence ATCGAGCCGGCGCGGGTCCGCGTCGAAGGCGCCGACCCCTATGACGTCGTGATCGGGACGGGCGTGCTGTCCGAGCTGCCGGGTCTGGTCGGCGACCGTGTCCGGACGGTCGCGGTGGTGCACGCCGAGGGCCTGCCGGAGATCGCGCGGCCGGTGTGCGAGGCGCTGGAGAAGGCCGGGTACGCGGTGCACCCGCTGCCGGTGCCGGACGGCGAGGCGGCCAAGGAAGCCGGGGTCCTCGCCGGGCTGTGGTCGTCGTTCGCGCGGCTCGGCATGACCCGGACGGACGTGGTCGTCGGCGTCGGCGGCGGCGCGACCACCGACCTCGCCGGGTTCGCCGCCGCGTCGTGGCTGCGCGGCGTCCGGTGCGTGCTGGTGCCCACGACGCTGCTGGGCATGGTGGACGCGGCGGTCGGCGGCAAGACCGGCATCAACATCGCCGAGGGCAAGAACCTCGTGGGCGCGTTCCACCCGCCCGCCGGGGTGCTGTGCGACCTCGCGACGCTGGTGACGATGCCGCACGAGGACTACATCAGCGGCCTCGCCGAGATCGTCAAGGCCGGGTTCATCGCCGACCCCGCCATCCTCGACCTGGTGGAGGCCGACCCGCCCGGCGCCGCGTCCCCGGCCGGGCCGCACACCCGCGAGCTCGTCGAACGGGCCGTCCGGGTGAAGGCCGAGGTCGTCGGGGCGGACCTGAAGGAGTCCGGGTTGCGGGAGATCCTCAACTACGGCCACACGCTCGCGCACGCGATCGAGAAGGCCGAGGACTACCGCTTCCGGCACGGCCACGCCGTCGCGATCGGCATGGTGTACGCGGCGGAACTGGCGCGCCTCGCCGGCCGGCTGGACGTCGCGGACGTCGCGCGGCACCGGTCCGTGCTGACGTCGGTGGGGCTGCCGGTGGCGTACGCGGCGGACGCGTGGCCGGGGCTGCGCGCCACGATGACGATCGACAAGAAGTCGCGCGGCGCCACGCTGCGCTTCGTCGTGCTGGACGGCGTCGCGAAGCCCGGCCGGCTGGAGGGCCCGGACGAGGAGCTGCTCGCCGCCGCCTACCGGGAGGTCGCCCGATGA
- the aroQ gene encoding type II 3-dehydroquinate dehydratase yields MTRVLVLNGPNLGRLGTREPDVYGATTFEGLAALCRDAGRRLDLDVDVRQTDDEAELIRWVHEAADERLPVVLNPAAFTHYSYALRDALAQRTAPLVEVHISNPAAREEFRHTSVVAAVATGTIAGFGTFSYVLALQAIVELLAEDSSERG; encoded by the coding sequence ATGACGCGGGTGCTGGTGCTGAACGGGCCCAACCTCGGGCGTCTCGGGACGCGCGAGCCCGACGTGTACGGCGCGACCACGTTCGAGGGCCTGGCCGCGCTGTGCCGCGACGCCGGGCGGCGGCTCGACCTGGACGTCGACGTCCGGCAGACCGACGACGAGGCGGAGCTGATCCGCTGGGTGCACGAGGCCGCCGACGAGCGGCTGCCGGTCGTGCTGAACCCGGCGGCGTTCACGCACTACTCCTACGCGCTGCGCGACGCCCTCGCGCAGCGGACGGCGCCGCTGGTGGAGGTGCACATCTCCAACCCGGCGGCCCGGGAGGAGTTCCGGCACACCTCCGTCGTGGCGGCCGTCGCGACCGGCACGATCGCCGGATTCGGGACGTTCTCGTACGTACTGGCTCTGCAAGCGATCGTGGAACTCCTCGCCGAGGACTCCTCCGAGCGGGGCTGA
- a CDS encoding TetR/AcrR family transcriptional regulator: protein MGSDSRERMVRSAAYLFRERGYSGTGFRDVIAHSGAPRGSIYHHFPEGKAQLAEEAVRYAGEFLNAGIVAATEGGDAASAVDAFVGWWRQVLIRSGFRAGCPVLAVTVECHDDAPQLTAATAAVFGRWEDTLATGLGNAGVPDGRAASLARLIVAAVEGATVLCRAHRDVRPLDDVVAELKAMTRAAAEGA from the coding sequence ATGGGGTCCGACAGCCGGGAGCGCATGGTCCGCAGCGCCGCCTACCTGTTCCGCGAGCGCGGCTACAGCGGCACGGGATTCCGCGACGTCATCGCGCACAGCGGCGCGCCGCGCGGATCGATCTACCACCACTTCCCCGAGGGCAAGGCGCAGCTCGCCGAGGAGGCCGTCCGCTACGCCGGGGAGTTCCTCAACGCCGGGATCGTCGCGGCCACCGAGGGCGGTGACGCGGCGTCCGCCGTGGACGCCTTCGTCGGCTGGTGGCGGCAGGTGCTGATCCGCAGCGGCTTCCGGGCCGGCTGCCCGGTCCTGGCCGTCACCGTGGAATGCCACGACGACGCGCCGCAGCTCACCGCCGCGACCGCGGCCGTCTTCGGCCGCTGGGAGGACACCCTCGCCACCGGGCTCGGCAACGCGGGCGTCCCGGACGGGCGCGCGGCGAGCCTCGCCCGGCTGATCGTCGCCGCCGTCGAGGGCGCGACCGTCCTGTGCCGCGCCCACCGCGACGTCCGTCCGCTCGACGACGTCGTCGCCGAGCTCAAGGCCATGACCCGCGCGGCCGCCGAGGGGGCCTGA
- a CDS encoding enoyl-CoA hydratase-related protein, producing MIDLQRDGDVFVLRLDAGENRFGPDFLGAVEGALDTVAKADGPRALVTVGTGKFFSNGLDLEWLGANGDRFEEYLGRVNGLYARLLELPAPTVAAVNGHAFAGGGMLALAHDFAVMRADRGYFCLPEVDLGMSFTPGMNALITARLSAATAHEAMITGRRYTAEQAIAAGIVRSAAAEAEVLPAAVELAASLAGKDGKTVGKIRRDMYRATLAALHGPALG from the coding sequence GTGATCGACCTCCAGCGTGACGGTGACGTGTTCGTCCTGCGGCTCGACGCCGGGGAGAACCGGTTCGGCCCCGACTTCCTCGGCGCGGTCGAGGGTGCGCTGGACACCGTCGCGAAGGCGGACGGGCCGCGCGCGCTCGTCACCGTCGGGACCGGCAAGTTCTTCTCCAACGGCCTCGACCTGGAATGGCTCGGCGCCAACGGCGACAGGTTCGAGGAGTACCTCGGCCGCGTCAACGGGCTGTACGCGCGGCTGCTCGAGCTGCCCGCGCCGACGGTCGCGGCGGTCAACGGGCACGCGTTCGCCGGCGGCGGGATGCTCGCGCTCGCGCACGACTTCGCCGTCATGCGCGCCGACCGCGGGTACTTCTGCCTGCCCGAGGTCGACCTCGGGATGAGCTTCACGCCCGGGATGAACGCGCTGATCACCGCCCGGTTGTCGGCGGCAACCGCGCACGAGGCGATGATCACCGGCCGCCGGTACACCGCCGAGCAGGCGATCGCCGCCGGGATCGTGCGGAGCGCGGCGGCCGAGGCGGAGGTGCTGCCCGCGGCCGTCGAGCTGGCGGCGTCCCTCGCGGGCAAGGACGGGAAGACCGTCGGGAAGATCCGCCGCGACATGTACCGTGCGACGCTCGCGGCGCTGCACGGGCCCGCGCTCGGCTGA
- a CDS encoding LLM class F420-dependent oxidoreductase, whose amino-acid sequence MRIGMALNYAGGFKETVEELADYEKAGLDIVYVAEAYSFDAVSQMGFIAAKTERLEIASGILNIYSRTPTALAQTAAGLDYVSGGRFTLGIGASGPQVIEGFHGVPYTAPLGRTREIIEICRKVWRRERLQHEGKHYQLPLPEGRGTGLGKPLKLINHPVRESIPIMVAAIGPKNVELTAEIANGWEPIFYMPEKAADVWGGSLAAGKAKRDPSLGDLDVVAQATLAIGDDVQGYLEFGRPMAALYIGGMGAKGKNFYNDLARRYGFEKEAEEIQDLYLDGKKDEAAAKVPQELLEKMSLIGTEGHVRERLAAIKESGVTTLNVAPIAGDHKGRLALIEKVREMVADV is encoded by the coding sequence ATGCGCATCGGGATGGCCCTCAACTACGCGGGCGGTTTCAAAGAGACCGTCGAAGAGCTCGCCGACTACGAGAAGGCCGGGCTCGACATCGTCTACGTCGCCGAGGCCTACAGCTTCGACGCGGTCAGCCAGATGGGATTCATCGCCGCCAAGACCGAGCGGCTGGAGATCGCGTCCGGCATCCTCAACATCTACTCCCGCACGCCCACCGCGCTCGCGCAGACCGCGGCGGGCCTGGACTACGTCTCCGGCGGGCGGTTCACGCTCGGCATCGGCGCGTCCGGCCCGCAGGTCATCGAGGGCTTCCACGGTGTCCCCTACACCGCCCCGCTCGGCCGGACCCGGGAGATCATCGAGATCTGCCGCAAGGTCTGGCGGCGCGAGCGGCTCCAGCACGAGGGCAAGCACTACCAGCTGCCGTTGCCGGAGGGCCGGGGCACCGGCCTCGGCAAGCCGCTCAAGCTGATCAACCACCCGGTGCGGGAGAGCATCCCGATCATGGTGGCCGCGATCGGCCCGAAGAACGTCGAGCTGACCGCCGAGATCGCCAACGGCTGGGAGCCGATCTTCTACATGCCGGAGAAGGCCGCCGACGTGTGGGGCGGGTCCCTCGCCGCGGGCAAGGCCAAGCGCGACCCGTCCCTCGGCGACCTCGACGTCGTCGCGCAGGCCACGCTCGCGATCGGCGACGACGTCCAGGGCTACCTGGAGTTCGGCCGCCCGATGGCCGCGCTGTACATCGGCGGCATGGGCGCCAAGGGCAAGAACTTCTACAACGACCTCGCCCGCCGCTACGGCTTCGAGAAGGAGGCCGAGGAGATCCAGGACCTCTACCTGGACGGCAAGAAGGACGAGGCCGCCGCGAAGGTCCCGCAGGAACTGCTCGAGAAGATGTCGCTGATCGGCACCGAGGGCCACGTCCGCGAGCGGCTCGCCGCGATCAAGGAGTCCGGCGTCACCACCCTGAACGTCGCGCCGATCGCGGGCGACCACAAGGGCCGCCTCGCCCTGATCGAGAAGGTCCGGGAGATGGTCGCCGACGTGTGA
- a CDS encoding Xaa-Pro peptidase family protein, whose product MGETHTGRRRRLAELAAAHGADAMLVTRLVNVRYLTGLASSNAAVLVPAGAPAVLATDNRYAGTAERIAPELPLVRERKTAAALVARAAADGHARLGFEPHAVTVEQHATLDEQARAAGIELVAVHGRPVEELRRVKDEEEIDLLREACAITCRAFDAVLPAIAPGRTEREIAIALERAMVDLGAEGPAFASIVASGPNGAVPHHRPGDRGLARGDLLTMDFGARYGGYHADMTRTVAIGEPAGWQRDLYDLVHRAQRAGIGAARPGAETKAVDAAARDVVKAAGHGDDFTHGLGHGVGLEIHEAPLMGYDETGKLMDRVPITAEPGVYLAGRGGVRIEDTLVVRADGPELLTTTTKDLLVL is encoded by the coding sequence ATGGGGGAGACGCACACCGGACGTCGCCGCCGCCTGGCCGAACTCGCCGCCGCGCACGGCGCGGACGCGATGCTGGTCACCCGGCTCGTCAACGTCCGCTACCTGACCGGGCTCGCCAGCTCCAACGCCGCCGTGCTCGTCCCGGCGGGCGCGCCCGCCGTGCTGGCCACCGACAACCGGTACGCCGGGACGGCCGAGCGGATCGCCCCCGAGCTGCCGCTGGTCCGGGAGCGCAAGACGGCCGCCGCGCTCGTCGCGCGGGCTGCCGCGGACGGGCACGCTCGGCTCGGCTTCGAACCCCACGCCGTCACCGTCGAGCAGCACGCCACGCTGGACGAGCAGGCCCGCGCGGCCGGGATCGAGCTCGTGGCGGTGCACGGCCGCCCCGTCGAGGAACTGCGCCGGGTCAAGGACGAGGAGGAGATCGACCTCCTTCGGGAGGCCTGCGCGATCACCTGCCGCGCCTTCGACGCCGTGCTGCCCGCGATCGCGCCCGGCCGCACCGAACGGGAGATCGCCATCGCCCTCGAGCGCGCCATGGTCGACCTCGGCGCCGAGGGCCCCGCGTTCGCCTCGATCGTCGCGTCCGGTCCCAACGGGGCCGTCCCGCACCACCGCCCCGGCGACCGCGGGCTCGCGCGCGGCGACCTGCTCACCATGGACTTCGGCGCCCGCTACGGCGGCTACCACGCCGACATGACCCGCACCGTCGCGATCGGCGAGCCGGCCGGCTGGCAGCGCGACCTGTACGACCTCGTGCACCGCGCCCAGCGCGCCGGGATCGGCGCCGCCCGTCCGGGCGCCGAGACCAAGGCCGTGGACGCCGCCGCCCGCGACGTCGTCAAGGCGGCCGGGCACGGCGACGACTTCACCCACGGGCTCGGGCACGGCGTGGGCCTGGAGATCCACGAGGCGCCGCTCATGGGGTACGACGAGACCGGTAAGCTGATGGACCGAGTTCCGATCACCGCAGAGCCGGGGGTCTACCTCGCGGGCCGCGGCGGGGTCCGCATCGAGGACACGTTGGTGGTCCGTGCGGACGGCCCGGAGCTCCTCACGACGACGACCAAGGACCTGCTCGTTCTCTAG
- the efp gene encoding elongation factor P gives MATTNDLKNGMTLNLDGGLWTVLEFQHVKPGKGGAFVRTKLKNVLSGKVVDKTFNAGTKVEVASVDKREMQYLYREGDDFVFMDTETYEQPQIPGAVVGTAANYLLPEQNAVIAFNNENPLYVELPAAVVLQITETEPGLQGDRSTGGSKPATLETGAQIQVPLFITTGEKVKVDTRSGDYLGRG, from the coding sequence GTGGCGACGACGAACGACCTGAAGAACGGCATGACGCTGAACCTCGACGGCGGACTGTGGACCGTCCTGGAATTCCAGCACGTCAAGCCCGGCAAGGGCGGCGCGTTCGTCCGCACCAAGCTCAAGAACGTGCTGTCGGGCAAGGTCGTGGACAAGACCTTCAACGCCGGCACCAAGGTCGAGGTGGCCAGCGTCGACAAGCGGGAGATGCAGTACCTCTACCGCGAGGGCGACGACTTCGTGTTCATGGACACCGAGACCTACGAGCAGCCGCAGATCCCCGGCGCCGTGGTCGGCACCGCCGCGAACTACCTGCTCCCCGAGCAGAACGCGGTCATCGCCTTCAACAACGAGAACCCCCTGTACGTCGAGCTGCCCGCCGCCGTCGTGCTGCAGATCACCGAGACCGAGCCGGGCCTGCAGGGCGACCGCTCCACCGGCGGCAGCAAGCCCGCCACGCTGGAGACCGGCGCCCAGATCCAGGTCCCGCTGTTCATCACCACCGGCGAGAAGGTCAAGGTCGACACCCGCTCCGGCGACTACCTCGGCCGCGGCTGA
- the nusB gene encoding transcription antitermination factor NusB — protein MSARTKARKLALDILFAAELREEEPTAVLAARGRPNQDELAEYPHAVRLIEGVQERRERIDELLATYATGWTLERMPVVDRNILRMGVFELLWVDDVPDGVAVSEAVGLATELSTDESPRFVNGLLSRLQQLKPSLAI, from the coding sequence ATGAGCGCGCGCACCAAGGCGCGGAAGCTGGCGCTGGACATCCTGTTCGCGGCCGAACTCCGCGAGGAGGAGCCGACGGCGGTGCTGGCCGCCCGCGGCCGTCCCAACCAGGACGAGCTGGCGGAGTACCCGCACGCCGTGCGGCTGATCGAGGGCGTCCAGGAGCGCCGCGAGCGGATCGACGAGCTGCTCGCCACCTACGCCACCGGGTGGACGCTGGAGCGGATGCCCGTCGTCGACCGCAACATTCTGCGGATGGGCGTCTTCGAGCTGCTGTGGGTGGACGACGTCCCGGACGGCGTGGCGGTCAGCGAGGCCGTCGGGCTGGCCACCGAGCTGTCCACGGACGAGTCGCCGCGGTTCGTCAACGGGCTGCTGTCGCGCCTGCAGCAGCTGAAGCCGTCCCTGGCGATCTAG
- a CDS encoding bifunctional 2-polyprenyl-6-hydroxyphenol methylase/3-demethylubiquinol 3-O-methyltransferase UbiG — MSVSGRQPKRARGGGRVRNAVLWEALRAVLERITPEAGASDIVDVGGGTGGFAVPLAELGHRVTVVDANPDSLAALERRAAEAGVRVRAVQGDAVDLPDLLGPAAADLVLCHSVLEYVDDPAAAMAALTATVRPGGSVSLLAAGQLAAALSRAVGGHFDDARRVLMDVAGRWGDADRTPRRFTRETLTALAQGAGLRVAELHGVRIFADLVPGGISDGDSDSAEALLALESVAAVHPVLRDLAAQLHLVADRPAA; from the coding sequence GTGTCCGTGTCCGGCCGGCAACCGAAGCGGGCACGGGGCGGCGGGCGCGTGCGCAACGCCGTGCTGTGGGAGGCGCTGCGCGCGGTCCTGGAGCGGATCACACCGGAGGCCGGGGCGAGCGACATCGTCGACGTCGGCGGCGGCACCGGCGGCTTCGCGGTGCCGCTCGCCGAACTCGGCCACCGGGTCACCGTCGTCGACGCCAACCCCGACTCGCTCGCCGCGCTCGAGCGCCGCGCCGCCGAGGCGGGGGTGCGGGTCCGCGCCGTCCAGGGCGACGCCGTCGACCTGCCCGACCTGCTCGGACCGGCCGCGGCCGACCTCGTGCTGTGCCACAGCGTGCTGGAGTACGTGGACGACCCCGCGGCGGCGATGGCCGCGCTCACCGCGACCGTCCGTCCCGGCGGGTCGGTCAGCCTGCTGGCGGCCGGGCAGCTGGCCGCCGCGCTGTCCCGCGCGGTCGGCGGGCACTTCGACGACGCGCGGCGGGTGCTCATGGACGTGGCCGGACGGTGGGGCGACGCCGACCGGACGCCCCGCCGGTTCACCCGCGAGACGCTGACGGCGCTCGCGCAGGGCGCGGGCCTGCGGGTCGCCGAGCTGCACGGCGTCCGGATCTTCGCCGACCTGGTGCCGGGCGGGATCTCCGACGGCGACAGCGACTCCGCCGAGGCGCTGCTCGCGCTCGAGTCCGTCGCGGCCGTCCATCCGGTCCTGCGCGACCTGGCCGCCCAGCTGCACCTGGTCGCCGACCGGCCGGCGGCCTGA
- a CDS encoding DNA polymerase IV, with amino-acid sequence MSRKQQLHRPGPQPGPPADDTGCAILHVDMDAFFVSVELLERPELRGRPVIVGGAGARGVVSAASYEAREYGVHSAMPMTRARRLCPRAVVLPVSHGKYSRVSASVFELFRSITPLVEPLSLDEAFLDVAGAVRRLGRPAEIARSIREQVRAQQGITCSVGVASTKFVAKLASTRCKPDGLLVVPAGGAVEFLHPLPVASLWGVGERTEQALARLGLRTVGQLAQVPVATLQRELGNALGAHLHELAWGRDPRDVVAHTPDKSIGAEETFETDVDDPEVIRRELLRLSERVGERLRAGGNAGRTVSVKLRMANFKTITRARTLAEPTDLARVIYITACELYEGAGLERVRLRLVGVRVENLGPAGEAPRQLALDEPESGWREAERAMDQVAHRFGRGAVRPAALVRRAEDGDGRDGGDGRR; translated from the coding sequence GTGAGCCGCAAGCAGCAGCTCCACCGGCCGGGCCCGCAGCCGGGCCCGCCCGCCGACGACACCGGCTGCGCGATCCTGCACGTCGACATGGACGCGTTCTTCGTCAGCGTCGAGCTGCTGGAGCGCCCCGAACTGCGCGGCCGTCCGGTGATCGTGGGCGGCGCGGGCGCGCGGGGGGTCGTGTCGGCGGCGTCCTACGAGGCGCGCGAGTACGGCGTCCACTCGGCGATGCCGATGACGCGCGCGCGGCGGCTGTGCCCGCGCGCGGTCGTCCTGCCGGTGAGCCACGGCAAGTACTCCCGCGTGTCGGCGTCGGTGTTCGAGCTGTTCCGCTCGATCACGCCGCTGGTGGAACCGCTGTCGCTGGACGAGGCGTTCCTGGACGTCGCGGGCGCCGTGCGGCGGCTCGGCCGGCCCGCGGAGATCGCCCGGAGCATCCGCGAGCAGGTCCGCGCCCAGCAGGGCATCACCTGCTCGGTGGGCGTGGCGAGCACCAAGTTCGTGGCCAAGCTCGCCTCCACCCGCTGCAAGCCCGACGGGCTGCTCGTCGTGCCCGCCGGCGGCGCCGTCGAGTTCCTGCATCCGCTGCCTGTGGCGTCCCTGTGGGGCGTGGGGGAGCGGACCGAGCAGGCGCTGGCCCGGCTCGGCCTGCGGACGGTCGGGCAGCTCGCCCAGGTGCCCGTCGCGACGCTCCAGCGGGAGCTGGGCAACGCGCTGGGCGCGCACCTGCACGAGCTGGCGTGGGGCCGCGACCCGCGCGACGTCGTCGCGCACACGCCCGACAAGAGCATCGGCGCCGAGGAGACGTTCGAGACCGACGTCGACGATCCCGAGGTGATCCGCCGGGAACTGCTGCGGCTGTCCGAGCGGGTCGGCGAGCGGCTCCGCGCGGGCGGGAACGCGGGACGCACCGTGAGCGTCAAACTGCGGATGGCGAACTTCAAGACGATCACCCGGGCACGGACCCTCGCCGAACCCACCGATCTCGCTCGTGTGATCTATATCACAGCGTGCGAGCTCTATGAGGGGGCGGGGCTGGAACGGGTACGTCTCCGACTGGTCGGGGTGCGGGTGGAGAACCTGGGCCCCGCCGGCGAGGCCCCCCGTCAGCTCGCCCTCGACGAACCGGAGAGCGGTTGGCGTGAGGCCGAGCGAGCCATGGACCAGGTCGCACACCGGTTCGGCCGCGGCGCGGTCCGCCCCGCCGCGCTCGTCCGGCGTGCGGAGGACGGTGACGGACGTGACGGTGGTGACGGGAGACGATGA
- a CDS encoding DUF3040 domain-containing protein, with protein MPLSEHEQRMLEQIEQQLYAEDPKFAHAVRSTNPQVHYKRRVVKSAVGFVVGVGVLMAGLVINAGAVTIAISVTGFLLMLASSLWALTSWKRMAGIGEEPAPQGGQGRQGRQGRQGRQGRAERQDRPKGTFMERMEERWRRRTEGDV; from the coding sequence GTGCCGCTGTCTGAGCACGAGCAGCGCATGCTCGAACAGATCGAGCAGCAGCTGTACGCCGAGGATCCGAAATTCGCGCACGCGGTCCGCTCGACCAACCCGCAGGTCCACTACAAGCGGCGGGTCGTCAAGTCGGCCGTCGGTTTCGTGGTGGGCGTCGGAGTGCTGATGGCCGGGCTCGTGATCAACGCGGGCGCGGTCACCATCGCGATCAGCGTGACCGGGTTCCTGCTCATGCTGGCCTCCTCCTTGTGGGCCCTCACGAGCTGGAAGCGGATGGCCGGCATCGGCGAGGAACCCGCGCCACAGGGCGGTCAGGGGCGGCAGGGCCGCCAGGGCCGGCAAGGGCGGCAGGGACGCGCGGAGCGCCAGGACCGGCCGAAGGGGACCTTCATGGAGCGCATGGAGGAACGCTGGCGCCGCCGCACCGAAGGCGACGTCTGA